In one Alnus glutinosa chromosome 12, dhAlnGlut1.1, whole genome shotgun sequence genomic region, the following are encoded:
- the LOC133852121 gene encoding putative UDP-glucuronate:xylan alpha-glucuronosyltransferase 4 has translation MASKGAYSSSSSSSSKPKPFLLALFLLSLALFILLLSFKPQPNLTARAAICRLQNGSDSAARKVKVGLVNVDDMSTETAYELLGLVQSQTRTVHVGFDRVSEDLKWDDFFPEWIDEDEKWGPLKCPEIPMPTSEDYADLDVIIARVPCGRVDEEKEGIRDVFRLQVNLAVANLVVGSGWVTPDVHRTVYVVFVGSCGPMVEIFRCDDLVMRRGDYWLYKPELRKLKQKVVMPFGTCQLAPSYAETGKEMWRHFSLQPTPRKRNHTTYHHQREAYATVLHSSEAYVCGAIALAQSIIQTNSTRDLLLLADDSITSKSLRGLRAAGWKIKRIKRILSPFAEKGSYNEWNYSKLRVWQLTEYDKVIFIDADLLVLKNIDKFFVHPQLSAAPNDKMIFNSGVMVIEPSMCMFKELMEKSFKLGSYNGGDQGFLNEVFTWWHRLPTKLNHLKIYGGPNNDEKHEVPADVYAIHYLGLKPWMCYKEYDCNWDMSDHHPFASDSAHRRWWQVYEAMPEKLKPFCGLTEKMDARVRKWRGRARTANLPDGHWRIKVNDPRRRHFVE, from the exons ATGGCTTCCAAAGGCgcctattcttcttcttcttcttcttcttccaaaccAAAACCCTTCCTTCTCGCCCTCTTCCTCCTCTCTCTCGCCCTCTTCATCCTCTTACTATCCTTCAAGCCCCAGCCAAACCTCACCGCCCGCGCCGCCATTTGCCGGCTTCAAAACGGCTCAGATTCTGCCGCCAGAAAAGTTAAGGTCGGTTTGGTTAATGTAGATGACATGTCGACAGAGACAGCATACGAATTACTCGGATTAGTGCAGTCACAGACAAGGACTGTTCACGTGGGTTTCGATCGCGTGAGTGAGGATTTGAAATGGGACGATTTCTTCCCCGAGTGGATTGATGAAGACGAGAAGTGGGGTCCGCTGAAGTGCCCGGAGATACCGATGCCGACGTCGGAGGACTACGCCGACCTGGACGTGATTATAGCTAGGGTTCCGTGTGGGAgggttgatgaagagaaggaaGGGATAAGGGATGTGTTTAGGTTACAAGTTAATTTGGCGGTGGCTAATCTGGTGGTGGGGAGTGGGTGGGTGACGCCGGATGTTCATCGGACGGTGTACGTTGTGTTTGTAGGGTCTTGTGGGCCAATGGTGGAGATTTTCAGATGTGATGATCTTGTGATGCGTCGTGGGGATTATTGGTTGTATAAGCCTGAGTTGAGGAAGCTGAAGCAGAAGGTGGTCATGCCTTTTGGGACATGCCAGCTTGCTCCTAGTTATGCAGAGACAG GTAAAGAGATGTGGAGACATTTTTCGCTTCAGCCAACACCACGGAAGCGTAATCACACCACATACCACCACCAAAGGGAGGCCTACGCAACAGTCCTCCACTCTTCAGAAGCCTACGTTTGCGGTGCAATAGCCTTGGCCCAAAGCATCATTCAGACCAACTCCACCAGAGACTTACTCCTCCTCGCCGACGACTCCATTACTTCCAAGTCTCTCCGAGGCCTGAGAGCCGCCGGATGGAAGATCAAGCGCATCAAACGCATCCTAAGCCCATTCGCCGAAAAGGGTTCCTACAACGAGTGGAACTACAGCAAGCTTCGCGTGTGGCAGCTCACCGAGTACGACAAAGTCATCTTCATAGATGCCGATCTTTTAGTCCTAAAGAACATAGACAAATTTTTTGTCCACCCGCAATTGTCGGCGGCGCCGAATGATAAGATGATATTTAACTCCGGCGTCATGGTGATTGAACCGTCGATGTGCATGTTTAAGGAGTTAATGGAGAAGAGTTTCAAGCTGGGATCGTATAATGGCGGAGATCAAGGCTTTCTTAATGAAGTTTTCACGTGGTGGCACCGGTTGCCGACGAAGCTTAATCATCTGAAAATTTACGGAGGGCCGAACAACGACGAAAAGCATGAGGTGCCGGCAGATGTTTATGCAATACATTATTTGGGGCTCAAGCCGTGGATGTGTTATAAGGAGTACGATTGTAACTGGGACATGTCGGACCATCATCCTTTTGCTAGTGACTCGGCTCACCGGCGGTGGTGGCAGGTGTACGAGGCGATGCCGGAGAAGCTAAAACCTTTTTGTGGGCTCACTGAGAAAATGGATGCAAGGGTAAGGAAGTGGAGAGGGAGAGCTAGAACTGCGAATTTGCCAGATGGGCATTGGAGAATTAAGGTTAACGATCCGAGACGACGacattttgtggaatga
- the LOC133852645 gene encoding uncharacterized protein LOC133852645 → MIHTLKSKRGRGGLMAINLDMEKAFDKMEWSFLLAILHKLGFYSRWINWVRLCISTSSFSVLLNGSLFGLFSPSRELRQVQAAVIRNSSGTITHCTSLISPPCTAVIGEALAALLAIKLAISTHATSFILEGDSTTVTLALQNPLIKKDWRIAATVSMIHSLIPSTTSWSASSVNRSANFCAHHVAKWAASKFFSGCIPVSSFSLGSFSSCFGKVSSGSFLVH, encoded by the exons ATGATCCACACTCTCAAATCTAAGAGGGGCCGTGGTGGTCTGATGGCAATTAATCTCGATATGGAAAAAGCTTTTGACAAGATGGAATGGTCTTTTCTACTGGCTATTCTTCATAAGCTTGGCTTTTACTCTCGTTGGATCAACTGGGTTCGTCTATGTATCTCCacttcttctttctctgttcTGTTGAATGGCAGCctttttggattattttctcCATCCCGGGAACTTAGACAAG TTCAAGCAGCGGTGATTCGGAACTCTTCTGGTACTATTACCCATTGTACCTCACTTATCAGTCCTCCTTGCACTGCAGTTATTGGTGAAGCTCTTGCTGCGCTACTGGCTATAAAATTGGCTATTTCTACACATGCGACTTCCTTTATTCTTGAAGGGGATTCTACAACAGTCACTCTGGCTCTTCAGAATCCTTTGATAAAAAAAGACTGGCGTATTGCTGCTACTGTTTCTATGATTCACTCTCTCATTCCATCCACAACTAGTTGGTCTGCTAGTTCTGTCAACCGAAGTGCAAATTTCTGTGCCCATCATGTGGCAAAATGGGCCGCATCCAAATTTTTTTCTGGATGCATTCCcgtatcttctttttctttaggaTCCTTTTCCTCCTGTTTTGGAAAAGTTTCATCTGGTTCTTTTTTAGTCCATTAA